CTCACGTTGAGCTGCGGGGGCTCGATCGAGACACGCGAGTAGGGCGGCACCGACGTGTGCAGCCACACGTTGCCGCCGATCACCGAGCCTTCGCCGATCACCGTGGTGCCGCCGAGGATGGTCGCGTTGGCGTAGATCGTGACGTCGTCCTCGACCGTCGGGTGGCGCTTCTTGCCGATGTCGTTGCGGCCCTGCTTGTTCGAGAACGCCACCAGACCCACGCCCTGGTACATCTTCACGCGGTTGCCGATCACCGCGGTCTCGCCGATCACGACGCCCGTGCCGTGGTCGATGAAGAAGTGACAGCCGATCGAGGCGCCCGGGTGGATGTCGATGCCGGTCTTGCTCTTGGCATGCTCGGACATGATGCGCGCGGCGACCGGCGCGCCGAGCTCGTAGAGCACGTGCGCGATGCGGTAGGTGGAGACTGCGTA
Above is a window of Myxococcota bacterium DNA encoding:
- the epsC gene encoding serine O-acetyltransferase EpsC: HGLLSGLVGSDLASAFVERLPDVRHCVGMDVEAAFKADPAAKSYAEVIAAYPSAYAVSTYRIAHVLYELGAPVAARIMSEHAKSKTGIDIHPGASIGCHFFIDHGTGVVIGETAVIGNRVKMYQGVGLVAFSNKQGRNDIGKKRHPTVEDDVTIYANATILGGTTVIGEGSVIGGNVWLHTSVPPYSRVSIEPPQLNVSQKDQESGSVDPDYEI